Below is a window of Caldanaerobius polysaccharolyticus DSM 13641 DNA.
CTTAAGGAGTATAAACAAAGCGGGTTTAAAGGTAAAAAAGATAATACTGGAGCCATTGGCCACTGCTGAGGTTTTGCTGGAACGCGACGAGAAAGAGCTGGGCGTTGCACTGGTAGACGTAGGTGCAGGTAAAACCAGCGTTTCAATTTTTAAAGAGGGGCATCTTGTAGACACGTATATGTTGCCTGTAGGTGGTGAACATATAACCAACGATATAGCGCAGGGTTTTAAGATATCAACCCAGGAAGCCGAGCAGTTGAAGATAAAATATGGATGCGCAGGCGTGTTTTGCGTAAGAGAAGATGATACAGTGAAACTGCCGTCTACAGGTAGCGGTGTCCAAAAGGATATATCTAGGGCTGACCTGGCTTACATAATGGAGGCTAGGATACAGGAAATACTTTTGATGATAAACAAGGTTATTACGGAGGCAGGTTACAGAGATCAACTCACCTCAGGTATGGTGTTGACAGGTGGCGGTATGGCGCCTATTCACGGTTGTGTGGAATACGCTGAAGAGATATTAAAAATGCCTGTGAGAGCCGATTACCCTAAAATAATAGGGGTTGCTTCCCCTATATATTCTGTAGCTACAGGTGTTGTAGAGTATGTTTTTAAAAACGCAAAACTAAAGGCAGAGCCTACAGAACAAGTTAGTAACAGGAATATCAGACGTAATTATTTTATAGACAAGCTCAAAGAAATACTCAGCGATTTCTTTTAATATTTAAGAGGAGAAAGGGGTTTTTTATGATAGAGTTTGATGTGGATATGGAACAATTTGCACATATAAAAGTGATAGGGGTAGGGGGTGGAGGGAATAACGCTGTAAACAGGATGATCTCCGAAGGGCTTAAAGGGGTTGAATTTATCGCGATTAACACAGATAAACAGGCTTTATACCTTTCAAAGGCAACCCATAAAATACAAATAGGAGAAAAATTGACAAAAGGTCTTGGAGCAGGTGCTAATCCTGAAATAGGTCGAAAAGCCGCTGAGGAGAGCTCTGAGGAGATCTCACAAGCTATTAAAGGCGCCGATATGGTCTTTGTAACGGCTGGCATGGGAGGAGGTACTGGCACAGGTGCTGCTCCCATCGTGGCGCAGATAGCCAAGGAAATGGGGATACTCACCGTAGGTGTGGTGACCAAACCCTTTACTTTTGAAGGCAGGAAGCGGATGAAGCACGCAGAAGAGGGAATAAACGCATTAAAGCAAAAAGTAGACACCTTGGTAACCATTCCTAATGATCGCCTGCTTCAAATCGTGGAAAAGAAAACCAGTATGATTGAGGCGTTTAAAATCGCTGACGATGTGTTGAGGCAAGGGGTGCAGGGTATTTCCGACTTGATAGCGGTGCCTGGTCTTGTAAATCTGGATTTTGCTGACGTGAAGACGATTATGATGGAAACAGGTTTGGCTCATATGGGCATAGGTATAGCTAATGGGGAAAACAGGGCTAAAGAAGCTGCAAAGCAAGCTATACAGAGTCCTTTGCTAGAGACGTCTATAGAGGGAGCTAAAGGAGTTCTTCTGAATATCACAGGAGGAGCCAACTTAAGCCTTTTTGAGGTCAATGAGGCCGCTGAATTTATATATGAAGCCGCGGATCCTGACGCCAATATCATATTTGGTGCGGTGATAGACGAAAATCTACAGGACGAGATAAAGATAACCGTTATAGCTACAGGCTTTGAAAAGAAAGAGTCGGAAAATGTAAACAGAAAAGTAGAAAACCAGCAAGGCATTGCTAATAAGCAGAATGTGCATTTGGACATAGAAAACATAGATCTAGACAGACTAGACATACCCGCGTTTTTGAGAACTCATAAAAAAAGGTAAGCAGTTTGCGTAGGGAAACTGCTATTTTTTTTAATCTCATTATGCCAATATTTTACAAAAATTTTAAGATAAATATGTTAAAATATCAGTAATAAAAGACAAAGCTGCGGCATAAATAAGAGTATGGGCTACTACTACATAAGGTGTTTGGAGGCATGGGATGTACGCCGATGTGCTGTTTATGGAAAATGTAATCTTAAATTACGTTATACTGTCGCTTACGGCGAGATGGGGTAAGTTTAGTTATAAATGGTACAAACTGTTATCAGCTTCTGCCGTGGGTTCGCTGTACGCCGTGGTGATGTACTTACCCTCCATGAGCTTTATGCGAGGTTTTACGCCCAAGATACTGCTTTCCATGTTAATCATAGTTGTCGCTTTTACGCCATCAAGGCTTATCGATTTTTTTCGGCAAATGACTGTATTTTATATGATTACCTTTGCTTTTGGAGGATGCTCAATCGCCCTATACTACCTGGCAGGCAATAACCAGGCGGTAGTCGATGGAGTGTATTATTCTATTGTAGGTGCGTTTTTCGCCGCTATAGTGGTTAAAGCAAGTTTAAACTATATAAATACTAAAATACACAAAGACAGGTTGAGCTTGATTCTGAAAATAGTGGTTGATGGAAAGTCCAATGAGATGACAGCGCTGGTGGACACAGGCAACAGCCTCTATGAGCCTTTGTCGCGCTGGCCTGTAGTGGTGGTGGAATTTAAGAGGGTAGAAAAGCTGTTACCCGAGAGCATAAAGGAATTATACCTAAAGGGGCTGGAAAAGGATTTGACTTCTCTTACTCTGGCATTGGCTGATACCGATTGGATGTCAAGGGTGAGGATCGTGCCTTTTTCTTCATTGGGCAGAGAAAACGGGGTGCTTTTAGGGTTTAAACCTGATAGCATTTTTATAAAGGGTCCTGAGGAAAAAGAGATAAAAAACGTGGTGGTGGCTATTTACAATAATACGCTGTCTAAAAACCAGGAGTACGGGGCACTTCTTCACCCTGATATATTATAGCAGGAGGTATTTTTTATGAAGAGCTGGTGCAAAATCAAATGGAGTGCGCGACTTTTTGTGATCAGGGTGCTGGAACGACTAAAAATAAGGGGAGAATCTGTATTCTACATAGGCGGCAGCGAAGCTCTTCCACCTCCCTTGAGTAGCGATGAAGAGGAATACCTCATGATGAAGTTGCAAAAAGGCGACAACACAGCGAGGACTGTTTTAATAGAACGCAATCTACGCCTTGTGGTATATATTGCTAGAAAATTTGAAAATACCGGAGTGGGAGTGGAAGACCTTATATCCATAGGTACTATAGGGCTTATCAAGGCTGTAAATACCTTTGATCCTTTTAAAAATATAAAATTGGCCACTTATGCTTCAAGGTGTATTGAGAATGAAATATTGATGTATCTCAGGAGGAATAATAAGACAAAAATGGAAGTATCTTTTGATGAGCCGTTAAACGTGGATTGGGATGGGAATGAATTGCTGCTATCAGATGTGTTGGGTACTGACAACGAGGTGGTTTCCAGGAACGTGGAAGAAGATGTGGATAGACAGCTATTGAATGTGGCGATAAAAAGGCTGTCGGATAGGGAAAAAAAGATTATAACGCTGAGGTTTGGCATTAACGGAGAAGTAGAGAGGACGCAAAAAGAGGTTGCAGATATGCTGGGTATATCGCAATCTTATATATCAAGGTTGGAAAAGCGCATAATAAAAAGGCTTAGAAAGGAAATGAATAAGATGGCATAACGGGAATAAATAAGCCCTCCCAAGGCAATAATTTTTTATAGATGAGACGGGAGGGAAACTATATGCTCAATAATAAAGTAGAGATATGCGGTGTTAACACGTCAAAACTTCCTGTGTTAAAGACCAGCGAGATGAAGGATTTGCTCATGAGGCTAAAAAACGGCGATAAAGAAGCCAGGGAAAAGTTTATATACGGCAATTTAAGGTTGGTGCTGAGCGTTATACAAAGGTTCAATAATAGAGGCGAACACGTAGATGACCTGTTTCAGGTGGGATGTATAGGCCTTATAAAAGCCATTGACAATTTTGACTTATCTCAGAACGTCAGGTTTTCTACTTATGCGGTGCCTATGATTATAGGAGAAATAAGGAGGTATCTGAGAGATAATAATTCCATAAGGGTGAGCAGGTCGTTAAGGGATATCGCTTACAGAGCACTACAGGCGAGAGATAAGCTCATCGCTGAAAACGGCAGAGAGCCTAATATTTCCGAGGTAGCTAAAGAATTAGATCTTCCCAGGGAAGAAGTCGTGTTTGCATTAGATGCCATTCAGGAACCTGTTTCCCTTTTTGAGCCCATATACCACGATGGCGGAGACGCCATTTACGTCATGGATCAGGTGGGCGATAGCAAAAACAACGATGAGATGTGGCTGGAGAGCATATCTTTAAGTGAGGCTTTGAATAAATTAAACGAAAGGGAAAGGCATATACTCAACCTGAGGTTTTTTCAAGGTAAAACCCAGATGGAAGTAGCTGAAGAGATAGGGATATCTCAGGCGCAGGTATCTAGGTTGGAGAAATCCGCGCTAGCTCACCTGAGAAAGTATATATAAGAGTGCGTTTAATGCTATAATAATATCGGGGGGAGATATGAGTGGTAAGTACTACTGATCTGGCACAAAAAGAGGTTATAAATGTTGTGGATGGCAGGCGATTGGGTTTTATAAGCGACATAGAAATAAATTTAGAAGAAGGGCGGGTAGAAGCCCTTATATTGCCAGGACAAGGAAAATTTTTGGGTATTTTTGGAAGAGAGAGCGAAAAGGTCATACCGTGGTCCCATGTTAAAAAAATAGGCCACGATGTGATATTGGTCCAGTATGAAGGTGTAGATATAATAGAAAAGGATAATGATTCAGAGCGTTAGTTGTGCTTAGCACGACTTTTATTATATAATTAAATAGGACAAGGGGGATGTAAAGTGAAGTGCCCATATTGCGGCTGTATAGATACAAAGGTAATTGACTCGCGGCCAGTGGAAGACAATACAGCGATAAGGAGAAGGCGTGAATGCGCCCGGTGCCAAAAGCGGTTTACCACCTACGAAAAAATTGAAGACATGCCTGTTATGGTCATTAAAAAAGACGGCTCGAGGCAGACTTTTGACAAAACCAAGATACTGGCAGGCATACTTAAAGCCTGTGAAAAGCGACCGGTATCCATTGAGACTTTAAGGGAATTCGTAGACGATGTGGAGAGGAGGGTATATGAGAGCGTAGATAAGGAGATAACCACCTCGCAGATAGGTGAGATGGTCATGGAAAAATTGATTGACTTAGACCAGGTGGCATATGTCAGGTTTGCGTCGGTTTACAAAGACTTTAAGGACATCCACAGTTTTATGAATGAGCTGCAAAAGCTCATGGATA
It encodes the following:
- the ftsZ gene encoding cell division protein FtsZ yields the protein MIEFDVDMEQFAHIKVIGVGGGGNNAVNRMISEGLKGVEFIAINTDKQALYLSKATHKIQIGEKLTKGLGAGANPEIGRKAAEESSEEISQAIKGADMVFVTAGMGGGTGTGAAPIVAQIAKEMGILTVGVVTKPFTFEGRKRMKHAEEGINALKQKVDTLVTIPNDRLLQIVEKKTSMIEAFKIADDVLRQGVQGISDLIAVPGLVNLDFADVKTIMMETGLAHMGIGIANGENRAKEAAKQAIQSPLLETSIEGAKGVLLNITGGANLSLFEVNEAAEFIYEAADPDANIIFGAVIDENLQDEIKITVIATGFEKKESENVNRKVENQQGIANKQNVHLDIENIDLDRLDIPAFLRTHKKR
- the sigG gene encoding RNA polymerase sporulation sigma factor SigG; amino-acid sequence: MLNNKVEICGVNTSKLPVLKTSEMKDLLMRLKNGDKEAREKFIYGNLRLVLSVIQRFNNRGEHVDDLFQVGCIGLIKAIDNFDLSQNVRFSTYAVPMIIGEIRRYLRDNNSIRVSRSLRDIAYRALQARDKLIAENGREPNISEVAKELDLPREEVVFALDAIQEPVSLFEPIYHDGGDAIYVMDQVGDSKNNDEMWLESISLSEALNKLNERERHILNLRFFQGKTQMEVAEEIGISQAQVSRLEKSALAHLRKYI
- the ftsA gene encoding cell division protein FtsA, with the protein product MRESDSNVVLGLDVGTSKVCAVAGQRNKHGETRIIGVGLSSCKGIKRGVVVDIDSTVKSIREAVEQVKQMSNLDFEDVTISIPGGHASLMDSRGVIAVSREDREITEEDVNRVLQAARVVALPSDREIIDIIPQQYIVDGYDGIKDPVGMIGVRLEVEAKIITGNITSVENLLRSINKAGLKVKKIILEPLATAEVLLERDEKELGVALVDVGAGKTSVSIFKEGHLVDTYMLPVGGEHITNDIAQGFKISTQEAEQLKIKYGCAGVFCVREDDTVKLPSTGSGVQKDISRADLAYIMEARIQEILLMINKVITEAGYRDQLTSGMVLTGGGMAPIHGCVEYAEEILKMPVRADYPKIIGVASPIYSVATGVVEYVFKNAKLKAEPTEQVSNRNIRRNYFIDKLKEILSDFF
- the sigE gene encoding RNA polymerase sporulation sigma factor SigE; the protein is MKSWCKIKWSARLFVIRVLERLKIRGESVFYIGGSEALPPPLSSDEEEYLMMKLQKGDNTARTVLIERNLRLVVYIARKFENTGVGVEDLISIGTIGLIKAVNTFDPFKNIKLATYASRCIENEILMYLRRNNKTKMEVSFDEPLNVDWDGNELLLSDVLGTDNEVVSRNVEEDVDRQLLNVAIKRLSDREKKIITLRFGINGEVERTQKEVADMLGISQSYISRLEKRIIKRLRKEMNKMA
- a CDS encoding YlmC/YmxH family sporulation protein, giving the protein MVSTTDLAQKEVINVVDGRRLGFISDIEINLEEGRVEALILPGQGKFLGIFGRESEKVIPWSHVKKIGHDVILVQYEGVDIIEKDNDSER
- the nrdR gene encoding transcriptional regulator NrdR, with product MKCPYCGCIDTKVIDSRPVEDNTAIRRRRECARCQKRFTTYEKIEDMPVMVIKKDGSRQTFDKTKILAGILKACEKRPVSIETLREFVDDVERRVYESVDKEITTSQIGEMVMEKLIDLDQVAYVRFASVYKDFKDIHSFMNELQKLMDKREGESLNATKDTCG
- the spoIIGA gene encoding sigma-E processing peptidase SpoIIGA codes for the protein MYADVLFMENVILNYVILSLTARWGKFSYKWYKLLSASAVGSLYAVVMYLPSMSFMRGFTPKILLSMLIIVVAFTPSRLIDFFRQMTVFYMITFAFGGCSIALYYLAGNNQAVVDGVYYSIVGAFFAAIVVKASLNYINTKIHKDRLSLILKIVVDGKSNEMTALVDTGNSLYEPLSRWPVVVVEFKRVEKLLPESIKELYLKGLEKDLTSLTLALADTDWMSRVRIVPFSSLGRENGVLLGFKPDSIFIKGPEEKEIKNVVVAIYNNTLSKNQEYGALLHPDIL